The DNA sequence CTTGTCCTTCCAGAACAAATCCGTGAAATACAGCATGAAATTCGCTTGGCAATACTCCGGCGCCGCCAGCACCTTCCCCTGCAAGTCAACCTCCCACAGCTTCACAATGTCATCCACAACCACGATATCAGAGTCCAGGTATATCACGCGTTTCACGTGACCTGCATGTAATAAGGCTCCTCATAATATTATATCAACTTTGATTACAATCTGATGAGTTTTCACGTAAAAATCGAAGACGGATCTATTAGGTTATGCGAAGAAGAAGAAGCGTACCTGGGAGAATGTCGGAGAGGTAGATTCGTGCGTAGTTGAGAGGCTGGTCGAGGGCTTGGCGAATGGATTTGGAGATTTTGCCACGAACCCTATCGGATTCGAAGCGATAAATTTTGAACCTGAGGTAAGGAAAGGTGGACTTGATGGTGGTGAAAACCTGGGGCTCGAACCTTGCCCAGAGGAAATGGAACTCGACGTTTTCCGGACACGTGGAGTGCTGGAGAATGGAGAGGACCGCGGCCATGGTTCCTCTGAGGTAGTTTGAGTCCAAGGTCATGGAGATGTGGATTCTGTCATTGTTGCATGTGTTTCCGTTGCGGAATGCAGGGGCTTCTCGGAAGATGGGGAAGTCGGGGACGGGTTTTCGCACGACTCCGTGTTGAATGTTGGCGGCGAGAGAGGTGGTGGCGGCGGCGgtgaggaggaggaggagataAGACAGGAGGCGTAATGGGGAGGGAAAATGTAAAGGGTTCCCTGGGGCCATATCCTCCTGTCTTTTAATGTTGTGGTGTGGAAGTCAAGGTGGCAAAGGAGGTGAAAGTGTTGGAGCCGTGATGTTTATGAAACTTTTTTTCCTTCCAAGGAAGGTGGGATTGTAGGGAAGAGAACCATCTTCGGAGGATGAGGCAATATAAAGCCCATGGTTCTgatattttgttgcattttggtGCTGTCCCTATATCTTTTCTACCCAAAATATTCTCTGCTTTACCTTTGTTTTTTTGGGTTTATTTAAGACTTCTCTATGATGCCATAAT is a window from the Vigna unguiculata cultivar IT97K-499-35 chromosome 7, ASM411807v1, whole genome shotgun sequence genome containing:
- the LOC114192632 gene encoding probable galacturonosyltransferase-like 4, which encodes MAPGNPLHFPSPLRLLSYLLLLLTAAATTSLAANIQHGVVRKPVPDFPIFREAPAFRNGNTCNNDRIHISMTLDSNYLRGTMAAVLSILQHSTCPENVEFHFLWARFEPQVFTTIKSTFPYLRFKIYRFESDRVRGKISKSIRQALDQPLNYARIYLSDILPGHVKRVIYLDSDIVVVDDIVKLWEVDLQGKVLAAPEYCQANFMLYFTDLFWKDKELNKTFEGRKPCYFNTGVMVMDVEKWREGKYRAKVEAWMAVQKQKRIYHLGSLPPFLLVLAGDLKSVDHRWNQHGLGGDNLEGRCRSLHPGPISLLHWSGKGKPWLRLDSRRPCSVDHLWAPYDLYRPNTHAFEE